In the genome of Pseudopipra pipra isolate bDixPip1 chromosome 4, bDixPip1.hap1, whole genome shotgun sequence, one region contains:
- the UCHL1 gene encoding ubiquitin carboxyl-terminal hydrolase isozyme L1 — translation MAWQPMEINPEMLNKVLSRLGVGPGWRFVDVLGFEDEALRAVPTPACALLLLFPLTEQHENFRKQQTEKIKDQEISSKVYFLKQTVSNSCGTIGLIHAVANNKDKVKLDEGSALKKFLDETADLSPEERAKHFANNKAIQEVHNSVAQEGQCRVEDNSLNFHFILFVNVDGHLYELDGRMPFPVNHGTSSDDLLLKDSAKICRQFTEREKGEVRFSAVAFCKSA, via the exons ATGGCCTGGCAGCCGATGGAGATCAACCCCGAG ATGCTGAACAAA GTGCTGTCCCGCCTCGGGGTGGGTCCTGGCTGGCGCTTTGTGGACGTGCTGGGCTTCGAGGATGAGGCGCTGCGCGCCGTGCCGACCCCGGCCTGcgcgctgctgctgctgttcccgcTCACCGAGCAG CATGAGAACTTCAGGAAGCAACAGACTGAGAAAATAAAGGATCAAGAAATCAGTTCCAAGGTGTATTTCCTGAAGCAGACAGTCAGTAATTCCTGTGGGACAATTGGTCTGATACATGCAGTTGCTAATAACAAGGACAAAGTGAAGCTTG ATGAGGGGTCTGCCCTGAAGAAGTTTCTTGATGAAACAGCTGATTTGTCTCCTGAAGAGAGAGCTAAGCATTTTGCAAATAATAAG GCTATACAAGAAGTCCACAATTCGGTTGCACAAGAAGGACAATGTCGG GTTGAGGACAACAGTTTGAACTTCCACTTCATCCTGTTTGTCAATGTGGATGGACACCTGTACGAATTGG ATGGCCGTATGCCATTTCCTGTAAACCATGGCACAAGCTCGGATGACTTGCTGTTGAAG GATTCTGCTAAGATCTGCAGACAATTTACAGAACGTGAAAAAGGAGAAGTTCGTTTTTCTGCTGTGGCTTTCTGCAAGTCTGCCTGA